CATAGCGGATGTGCATACCTTCACGGTAGCCTCCAACCTGTTCATGGAGCATGTCGTGTAGGTGTCCCGAAGCCAAAATAGTCTCCTTGACACCTACCGCTTTTAGCAAGCCAAGTTGCCAATCTAAGACAGTGTGTCTACCAACTTCCAATAGAATTTTGGGTTTTTTTTTGCTGATATTTCCGAGTCGCGTCGCCAAACCGCCACACAAAATAACTGCTTGCATGGTTTCCTTCTATTTCCTTTTACGAGGAGTGGCAGAAAAACCGTCACGTCCTTTGTTTCTATGTTTAGGATGGCACGCATGCACTATTCGAGGATATACAAGTTCCCTCTGAATTCCGCTTTGTACACCAAACTACGCACTCTTCTCCTTCATCACAAACCAGAGTGCAATTGTCGCTGGCACTAACAGGAGAAGTAAACATTATTTGAGTCAGCAAGAAACTCCCAATTCCCACAGTTAACACCAGCGGTGCCTTGACCCCAGTTTTGCCCTCCTCAGATTGCAAAAATGTATGAATTCTACGACGTAGATTTTTCTTCATTGGGTTCACCTCCTTTCTCTTATCGGTAATTCTTATCAACATTTTCATTTCCAGAATAAACAACATCCATAAGGGAACAGGCCTTCTGGAAATGCTTGAAAACAAATATAACCTCAGCAGTTCTGAAATTTTGAATAACATCGCTGCTAAAGTGTTTTCAAGATGATAAATCTGAACGCTATTTCTTTTTCATCTTTGCCCATATTGTAGTAAGTAACTGCGGTTGTGGTGAAACCGGCAACGCATACGCCGGATTAAACCAATCTGCCAAAGTGTTTGCTTGAAGAGCCCTTTCAGTATGAGTTAACTGTTCTGGAACGCGGTTAGCCAAGTTTATTTTAAACAGTTGAAAGTAGCCTCTAACCTGCTGGTTGTAAATCAGTTCGGTGCCATCCGGCGACCACGTGGGCCAGATAGCCTCTGGTCCAGCCTCATTGACAATTTGTTCAAGTCTTGTGCCATCCCGCTTTACAATAAAAATTGTTTCATTATCAAACCATGCATCTGGTATAACAAATCGCTCCCCTGGCAACACTCCAGGCGGTGGTTCTATAGGTTGAAGAATCCAGGAGAAGGCAAGTTTGTCCCCGGCAGGAGACCACGCAGGTTTACTTTGCCATGCTATTCCGTCTGGACGAAGTTTTTTTTCAACTCGGGTACGCAAGTTGATCAAGACAATTCGGCGTTGTCTGCAAAAAGCAAGTTCCTGAGTGTTAGGGGACCATGCTGGCTGAACCCCCGCTCCTAATTGTTCTTCATGCTTACCCTCAATTGTCGCAGTATAGATGAATCTTTCGTTCGCCTCAATTCGTTCGTATGCGATTTGTTTACCGTCTGGGGACCATGTGGGGTGGTGCCTATATGCGGGATTGCTGAAGATTCGCCTAACATTTCCGCCATCGGCATCCATGAGATATAGGTCGCGCATCCGCACTCGGTCTGATACAAAGAGAATCTCTTCTCCTGTGGGGGACCAGGTTGGAAATAGGTCATCTGCGGGATGATTCGTTATGTTAACCTGCCCACTTCCATCTGGATTCATCAAGTAGATTTCTCGACTAATCTCATCCGCTGAGGTAAACACAATTTTCGCTGTTTTTGGGGCTTTTGCCCATGTATTACAAAAACTTAAACATACGAGGATTAGACCGAAACTATGAAAGATTTTGGTAAGATCCATGTATTTTCTCCTCCCTTAAAAAGAAAGAGGTAAAAGCATTAGCGATGGAACATGGCGGTTCTTCGCCGCCATGTTCTTAGCCTTCTAATATGATTTCCTTAAGTCACAAGGAAATCTCATGCACATTCCATGATGCACGTTAGGTTTCCATTTTCATCTGGAGGGCCATAACATTTCTGTACACAAAGCCCATCTCTTCCACAATCAGCATGATTCACGCATGTCCGGGCTTCAGCAGAGGTTCCGATAATTGCCTGTGCCAGGAGGACACTGCCAGTAGCAATACCAAGGGTCAAAGGACCTTTGACACCCACTTTGCCTTCCTCAGAGGCAATGAATTCACGGATTTTACTACGAATGTTCTTTTTCATCTCAGGTTTTCTCCTTTCTGCCGGTGCTTCTACTCCGGCGAGATTTATTTCCCAATTTTGGTTGGGAAATTCATTTCCGAGGCGAATTAATTCGCTGTAGGAGCAGAGCTCTCCCCTTGGAAATGCTTGAAAACAAATATAATTTTAGCAGTTCTGAAATTTTGAATAATATTACTGCTAAAGTGCTTTCAAGGTGATAAATCTGAAGACTATTTCTTTTTCATCTTTGCCCATATTGTAGTAAGTAACTGCGGTTGCAGCAAAACAGGCAACGCATACGCCGGATCAAACCAACTTCCAAGGTGATGTCCTGATCCAATATGCGTCAGTTGTATAGCTTCATCATTCTCTAAATCTATTCTGAATATTTGCAAATCATCACCATCATCAGCTTGAACGTAGAGAAGAGCATTTCCCCTTGGAGCCCAGGTGGGTTCACCAGCTGACGAG
This is a stretch of genomic DNA from Candidatus Poribacteria bacterium. It encodes these proteins:
- a CDS encoding PD40 domain-containing protein; translated protein: MDLTKIFHSFGLILVCLSFCNTWAKAPKTAKIVFTSADEISREIYLMNPDGSGQVNITNHPADDLFPTWSPTGEEILFVSDRVRMRDLYLMDADGGNVRRIFSNPAYRHHPTWSPDGKQIAYERIEANERFIYTATIEGKHEEQLGAGVQPAWSPNTQELAFCRQRRIVLINLRTRVEKKLRPDGIAWQSKPAWSPAGDKLAFSWILQPIEPPPGVLPGERFVIPDAWFDNETIFIVKRDGTRLEQIVNEAGPEAIWPTWSPDGTELIYNQQVRGYFQLFKINLANRVPEQLTHTERALQANTLADWFNPAYALPVSPQPQLLTTIWAKMKKK